A part of Ignavibacteriales bacterium genomic DNA contains:
- a CDS encoding ATP-grasp domain-containing protein, translating into MKTKAKILICYNSPFSIYPVYNGKPTDDGGKINDLSESGFANEIEKIRRSLQNHFAIVETLPIDKNVAEVIKQINLSAPDIIFNFVESVEGVSSYEYCMTGLFELLGYNYTGNEPSTLGNCLNKARTKNILYSYGINTPRYFTISRDDKVSERNFKLNFPVILKLLNEDASIGISEFSVVANFRDFKKQLQFLFETYNQTIIVEEFIEGRELNVAILGDQVLPISEIIFNGLPSNLPQIVTYDGKWIEGSVYYNYTKPNCPAKLSIKTKKRIETTALAAYHAMNCRDYARVDIRLNNKNIPYVIEVNPNPDISTDSGFARAAAAAGINYEKLLSTIAGLALARKTNDTQNQAV; encoded by the coding sequence TTGAAAACAAAAGCAAAAATATTAATCTGCTACAATTCCCCATTTAGCATTTACCCGGTTTATAACGGCAAACCGACGGATGATGGTGGAAAAATAAATGATCTTTCAGAAAGTGGATTTGCAAATGAAATTGAAAAAATAAGACGATCACTTCAAAATCATTTTGCTATTGTTGAAACTCTTCCAATTGATAAGAATGTTGCCGAAGTAATTAAACAAATAAATTTATCTGCGCCTGATATTATTTTTAATTTTGTCGAATCTGTTGAGGGGGTTTCTTCATACGAATATTGTATGACCGGACTGTTTGAACTTCTCGGATACAATTACACCGGCAACGAACCATCAACCCTGGGTAACTGCTTGAACAAAGCCCGGACAAAAAATATTTTATATTCATATGGAATTAATACCCCGAGATATTTTACAATTTCGCGGGACGATAAAGTATCTGAAAGAAATTTCAAGTTGAATTTTCCAGTCATCCTTAAACTACTTAATGAAGATGCTAGCATCGGCATCTCTGAATTTTCTGTCGTTGCAAATTTTAGGGACTTTAAAAAACAACTGCAATTTTTGTTTGAAACCTATAATCAAACAATAATCGTTGAAGAGTTTATAGAGGGAAGGGAACTTAATGTAGCAATACTCGGCGATCAAGTGCTGCCAATCTCAGAAATAATATTTAATGGATTACCAAGCAACCTCCCCCAAATTGTAACGTATGATGGAAAATGGATTGAGGGAAGTGTGTATTATAATTATACTAAACCTAATTGTCCTGCAAAACTTTCTATCAAAACAAAAAAGAGAATTGAAACGACTGCATTAGCTGCTTATCATGCGATGAATTGCAGAGATTATGCAAGAGTTGATATAAGATTAAACAACAAAAATATTCCTTATGTCATAGAAGTAAATCCCAACCCGGATATCTCAACTGATTCGGGATTTGCGAGAGCTGCTGCAGCGGCTGGAATTAATTACGAAAAATTATTAAGCACAATTGCCGGTTTGGCATTGGCGAGAAAAACAAATGATACGCAAAATCAAGCCGTCTGA
- the recG gene encoding ATP-dependent DNA helicase RecG has translation MKSENEKLLEQSVQFIKSVGPKRADSFAKIGIRTVRDLLFYFPSRHLDRTTTLTSAKAYQYLLNGYDGEITVIGKVADNEKIKFGAKELFKVHFKDASGFFECVWFQGIKYFEHYFKEGEIFAVSAKPTLSKYGNLQFTHPDFDKISEEESQSFLNTGKIIPFYRIPKELRQTNIGDLSLRKIISHCVEQYADNLEETLPDEVVKLNDLLPLNSAVKYYHFPESSTHLNSAVKRFKFEEIFYIEILVALRQYNYKNKLSGNAMKINTSLISDFLKTLPFELTKAQLKVLTEIKNDMLNDKPMNRLLQGDVGSGKTIVALISMLIAIDNGFQCAFMVPTEILADQHAKNISAMMNKLCQLHPAKKIKVSLVLGGQKKSERSRIMNEIEFQEADIIIGTHALFEEKINFKNLGLVIIDEQHRFGVAQRARLLSKGKTPDTIVMSATPIPRTLSMTVYADLDLSTIDEMPKNRKPIKTILRSEKKLPDIYKFIIDKHKEGYQSFIVYPLVEESEKLELKAAQTFFEELKKTYLKDLKLGLIHGRMSWQEKEEAMLLFLSKKFDVLVATTVIEVGIDIPDANIILINDAHRFGLSQLHQLRGRVGRSDKQAYCILVTKDELVRWNDSLNLNFEYLPSAQIEKNKTILRLQTIVKHIDGFKIAEADLKLRGPGDIFGTKQSGLPELKHIDIVNDGKIISEAKHSAFSIVIKDPHLNNTSNKVIRKNLVEHYKDSLEYSKIA, from the coding sequence ATGAAATCTGAAAACGAAAAATTACTTGAGCAGTCGGTTCAATTTATAAAATCGGTAGGACCGAAACGTGCAGATTCATTTGCCAAAATTGGCATAAGGACTGTTCGAGATCTATTATTCTATTTTCCATCGCGCCATCTGGATAGAACGACAACATTGACTTCTGCTAAAGCCTATCAATATCTTTTAAATGGTTACGATGGTGAAATTACCGTGATAGGTAAAGTCGCAGATAATGAAAAAATAAAATTCGGTGCTAAAGAATTATTCAAGGTTCATTTTAAAGATGCCTCCGGGTTTTTTGAATGTGTTTGGTTTCAGGGAATAAAATATTTTGAACATTATTTTAAGGAAGGTGAAATCTTTGCTGTTTCAGCAAAACCCACTTTGTCAAAATACGGTAACCTTCAATTCACCCATCCCGACTTTGATAAAATTTCCGAAGAAGAATCCCAAAGTTTTTTAAATACCGGAAAGATCATTCCCTTCTACAGAATTCCGAAAGAGCTCCGCCAAACAAATATTGGTGATTTAAGCTTAAGGAAAATTATAAGTCATTGCGTTGAGCAATATGCCGATAACTTAGAAGAAACGCTTCCTGACGAAGTTGTTAAGTTAAATGATCTTCTTCCCCTGAATAGTGCTGTAAAATATTATCACTTCCCCGAAAGCAGCACGCATTTAAATTCAGCGGTAAAACGATTTAAGTTTGAGGAAATTTTCTACATTGAAATATTAGTTGCGCTGCGCCAGTACAATTATAAAAATAAATTAAGCGGCAACGCAATGAAGATTAATACTTCGCTTATATCGGATTTTTTGAAAACACTGCCATTTGAATTAACAAAAGCACAGTTGAAAGTTTTAACTGAAATAAAAAATGACATGCTCAACGATAAACCGATGAACAGACTTTTGCAGGGTGATGTTGGAAGCGGGAAAACAATTGTTGCATTAATTTCAATGCTTATTGCAATTGATAATGGATTTCAGTGTGCTTTTATGGTCCCAACCGAAATATTAGCAGATCAGCATGCAAAAAATATTTCAGCAATGATGAATAAACTTTGCCAATTACATCCCGCAAAAAAAATAAAGGTCAGTTTAGTTCTTGGAGGGCAAAAAAAATCTGAACGCAGCCGCATAATGAATGAGATAGAGTTTCAGGAAGCTGATATAATAATCGGTACACATGCTTTGTTTGAAGAAAAAATTAACTTTAAAAATCTCGGACTTGTGATTATTGATGAGCAGCATCGTTTCGGAGTTGCTCAACGAGCACGGTTGTTATCAAAAGGGAAAACACCGGACACAATCGTAATGAGTGCAACACCTATTCCCCGAACACTCTCGATGACTGTATATGCTGATCTTGATCTTTCAACAATTGACGAAATGCCCAAAAACAGAAAACCGATAAAAACAATTTTACGAAGCGAAAAAAAACTGCCGGACATTTATAAATTTATTATTGATAAGCACAAGGAAGGATATCAATCTTTTATTGTTTATCCCCTTGTTGAGGAATCTGAAAAATTAGAATTGAAAGCAGCGCAGACATTTTTTGAAGAACTTAAAAAAACTTATTTAAAAGATTTGAAGCTCGGACTAATTCATGGTAGAATGAGCTGGCAGGAAAAAGAAGAAGCAATGCTGCTGTTTCTATCTAAAAAATTTGATGTGCTTGTTGCTACTACAGTCATCGAGGTCGGCATAGATATTCCGGATGCAAACATAATTTTAATTAATGATGCTCACCGGTTTGGTTTATCTCAACTTCATCAATTGCGCGGACGGGTAGGCAGAAGTGATAAGCAGGCATATTGTATTCTCGTTACAAAAGATGAACTGGTTAGATGGAATGATAGTTTAAATCTCAACTTCGAATATCTTCCAAGTGCACAAATAGAAAAAAATAAAACAATATTACGGCTTCAAACTATTGTGAAACATATTGATGGATTTAAAATAGCCGAGGCTGATCTTAAACTTCGAGGACCGGGTGATATTTTCGGAACAAAGCAAAGCGGATTGCCCGAGCTAAAACACATTGACATAGTGAATGATGGAAAGATAATATCAGAAGCCAAACACAGTGCTTTCAGCATTGTTATCAAAGATCCGCATCTCAACAATACCTCTAACAAAGTCATACGAAAAAATTTAGTCGAGCATTATAAAGATAGTCTCGAGTATTCGAAGATCGCTTAA
- a CDS encoding sigma-54-dependent Fis family transcriptional regulator translates to MNQNAKILVCDDEETVCYLLKEQLLEEGFQVDTVYDGGFAIDAIKRKNYDILLLDLNMREVQGEEVLKFVTEYTESIQVIILTAQSEIRKAIECIKAGAYDYITKPYDVDDLLVTLNRAIEHKNLILKTTLLAKEANKKHSTSIVGKSVELHRVLNLAMKSAVSDSNILIEGETGTGKELFAEFVHKNSSRKDMPFVVINCASLPDQLIESELFGHERGAFTDAKSTKQGLVEIAHGGTLFLDEIGELSLTLQPKLLRFLENGEFRRIGGITNLTSDVRVIGATNRNLLEEAEKKNFRKDLLFRLNVITLTIPPLRERKEDILILANHFLETKSPVRSPKRLSKEAEDILMSYSFTGNIRELEHIIERALIFAEDDMIRVEDLNLPSSFTRARSKHIAETSDSFDELEKMEDVEKWHIRRVLNRNNWDRTKSAIYLGISPKTLYTKIKKYHLKEELY, encoded by the coding sequence ATGAACCAAAATGCTAAAATATTAGTCTGTGATGATGAAGAAACCGTTTGTTATTTGTTGAAGGAACAATTACTTGAAGAAGGCTTTCAAGTTGATACTGTTTACGACGGCGGTTTTGCCATTGATGCAATCAAGCGGAAAAATTATGATATTCTTCTTCTTGATCTGAATATGCGTGAGGTGCAAGGTGAGGAAGTACTAAAATTCGTTACCGAATACACAGAATCTATTCAAGTAATTATACTTACTGCCCAAAGTGAAATTAGGAAAGCAATAGAATGTATTAAAGCCGGAGCTTATGATTACATAACTAAACCGTATGATGTTGATGATTTATTGGTTACACTCAACCGGGCAATCGAACATAAGAACTTAATTCTAAAAACAACATTACTAGCTAAAGAAGCAAATAAAAAACATTCGACTTCAATTGTGGGAAAAAGTGTAGAACTCCATAGAGTATTAAATCTTGCCATGAAATCTGCGGTTTCTGATTCTAATATTCTTATTGAAGGAGAAACCGGAACTGGCAAAGAGTTATTTGCAGAGTTTGTTCATAAGAATTCGAGTCGTAAAGATATGCCCTTTGTTGTTATTAATTGTGCCTCGCTGCCGGATCAGTTAATAGAAAGTGAATTATTCGGGCACGAAAGAGGAGCATTTACTGATGCAAAATCAACAAAGCAGGGACTTGTAGAAATAGCTCACGGAGGCACCTTATTCCTTGATGAAATTGGCGAGCTTAGCCTCACCCTTCAACCTAAACTCTTGCGATTTCTCGAAAATGGAGAATTTAGAAGAATTGGGGGAATTACTAATCTCACCTCAGATGTAAGAGTAATTGGTGCCACTAATAGAAACTTATTAGAGGAAGCAGAAAAGAAAAATTTTAGAAAGGACCTTTTATTTAGACTAAACGTGATCACCCTTACCATTCCCCCCCTCCGTGAGCGTAAAGAAGATATATTAATTCTTGCAAATCATTTTCTTGAGACAAAATCTCCGGTTCGCTCTCCCAAAAGACTTTCGAAAGAAGCTGAAGATATTCTTATGAGCTATAGTTTTACCGGAAATATCAGGGAGCTTGAACACATTATTGAAAGAGCTCTAATTTTTGCCGAGGATGATATGATCAGAGTTGAAGATTTAAATCTCCCTTCTTCATTTACTCGCGCCAGATCGAAACACATTGCAGAAACTTCAGATTCTTTTGATGAGTTAGAAAAAATGGAGGATGTTGAAAAATGGCATATCAGAAGAGTTCTTAATCGGAATAACTGGGATAGAACTAAATCCGCTATTTATTTAGGAATCAGCCCCAAAACACTTTATACGAAAATCAAAAAATATCATCTTAAAGAAGAACTTTATTAA
- a CDS encoding response regulator, whose product MQKILVIDDLPENVFMLQDRLENEGFDVITAYDGTTGIEKALSELPDLILLDIMMPDITGIEVCKYLVSEPNTRHIPIILVTAKSGAEDTKEGLEAGAFDYIKKPFNRIELMARIKSALKLSEANQLYLNSEKRNTYAATVVTANHKIKQPLTLLSLSSAAIKRELNKEVISKENLLLRLQYIDTAIKEINEVLNQLNAVKNPILSDYANSIKMVRVGKEDITEKLSD is encoded by the coding sequence ATGCAAAAAATTCTTGTAATTGACGACTTACCGGAAAATGTTTTCATGCTTCAAGATCGGCTTGAAAACGAAGGCTTTGATGTTATTACCGCTTATGATGGTACAACAGGAATTGAAAAAGCTTTGAGCGAGTTACCGGATTTAATTTTATTAGATATAATGATGCCTGATATTACAGGTATCGAGGTTTGTAAATATCTTGTCTCGGAACCAAACACACGACATATTCCAATTATTTTAGTAACTGCAAAGTCTGGTGCCGAAGATACAAAGGAGGGGTTGGAGGCTGGTGCTTTTGACTATATTAAAAAGCCTTTCAATCGTATCGAACTAATGGCAAGAATAAAATCAGCATTAAAGCTTTCCGAAGCAAACCAACTATATCTCAATTCTGAAAAAAGAAACACTTATGCTGCTACTGTTGTAACAGCAAATCATAAAATAAAACAACCACTGACTTTATTAAGTTTATCATCCGCAGCAATAAAACGAGAACTTAATAAAGAAGTAATTTCGAAAGAAAATTTACTGTTGAGGTTACAATATATTGATACCGCAATTAAAGAAATAAACGAAGTATTGAATCAACTAAACGCAGTAAAAAATCCTATTCTTTCGGATTATGCAAACAGTATAAAAATGGTGAGGGTTGGTAAAGAGGATATTACAGAGAAGTTATCAGATTAA
- a CDS encoding T9SS type A sorting domain-containing protein has translation MRSITISVLFFLTFLIFSISGYSQTSYVVHVGLDGSTFLPADLTIAPMDTVIWVNDGGFHNVIADDNSFTSGSPSSSPWVYSLVFENIGDNPYYCVVHGAAGGVGMAGIVRVQEPTAVEDKGELPQSFTLEQNYPNPFNPSTLIKFSLPESGVVTLKIFNSLGEETALLVNSFKERGTYSVKFNAAGLPSGIYYYKLIAGNFSEVKKMILNK, from the coding sequence ATGAGAAGCATTACTATTTCCGTTTTGTTCTTTTTAACGTTTTTAATTTTTTCGATTTCCGGATATTCCCAAACATCTTACGTTGTTCATGTAGGACTTGATGGGTCAACATTTTTGCCTGCTGATTTAACAATAGCCCCAATGGATACAGTTATTTGGGTTAATGACGGAGGCTTTCATAATGTTATAGCCGATGACAATAGTTTTACAAGCGGGAGTCCATCTTCGAGCCCGTGGGTTTATAGTCTTGTATTCGAGAATATTGGCGATAACCCATACTATTGTGTTGTGCATGGGGCTGCCGGAGGTGTTGGAATGGCTGGTATAGTAAGAGTTCAGGAACCTACTGCAGTTGAAGACAAGGGAGAGCTCCCACAATCTTTCACTTTAGAGCAAAATTACCCGAATCCATTTAATCCTTCAACTTTAATTAAATTTTCATTACCTGAATCCGGTGTGGTAACCTTGAAAATTTTTAACTCCCTCGGTGAAGAAACTGCATTATTAGTTAATAGTTTTAAAGAGCGAGGAACATATTCCGTAAAATTTAATGCCGCAGGACTTCCAAGTGGAATTTATTATTACAAGCTAATCGCAGGAAATTTTTCAGAAGTTAAGAAAATGATTTTAAACAAATAG
- a CDS encoding KamA family radical SAM protein, producing MELWQQMIRDSVHTVDQLVEKFGIDRKIAEDLDEFFQARINPYYLSLIRYPGDPIWLQCVPDKKELEDLDSEEDPLMEDAMSPVPNITHRYPDRALFLVTSQCGLFCRFCTRKRKVGNYEKISMKNLESAFKYLEQHSEIRDVILSGGDPLMLTDAMLEKILQRLRKIPHIEIIRLGTKMPCVLPHRITPELCDMIKKYHPVYVNTHFNHPWEITPESSRACEMLANAGIPVGNQCVLMKGVNDDAAVIKELLQKLLKIRVRPYYMYMADETKGANHFRTSIETGLEIVDKLRGHTSGLAIPHFVIDAPGGGGKIPLLPNYVLHHDEDRIVLRNYKNQVYVYKNYKDRNNPEKPNVKNGKNKKTVKTSEPIARIKKTKQLVLQEA from the coding sequence ATGGAACTGTGGCAGCAAATGATCAGAGACAGTGTTCACACTGTAGATCAGCTTGTCGAAAAATTCGGAATAGACAGAAAAATAGCTGAAGATCTTGATGAATTTTTTCAAGCAAGAATAAACCCCTATTATCTTAGCCTAATTCGCTATCCGGGTGATCCTATCTGGCTTCAATGCGTCCCCGATAAAAAAGAACTTGAGGATTTGGATTCAGAAGAAGACCCATTGATGGAAGATGCAATGAGCCCGGTTCCAAATATTACGCATCGTTATCCCGATCGTGCTTTGTTTCTGGTTACAAGTCAATGTGGATTGTTCTGCCGCTTCTGTACAAGAAAACGTAAGGTCGGTAATTATGAAAAAATCTCCATGAAAAATCTTGAGAGCGCATTCAAATATCTTGAGCAGCATTCTGAGATTCGAGATGTTATTCTTTCCGGCGGCGATCCATTAATGCTGACAGATGCAATGCTCGAAAAAATTCTGCAAAGGCTAAGAAAAATTCCACACATCGAAATTATCAGGCTCGGTACAAAAATGCCATGTGTACTTCCTCATCGCATCACACCCGAGCTTTGTGACATGATAAAAAAATATCACCCTGTTTATGTCAATACCCATTTCAACCATCCCTGGGAAATTACACCCGAAAGTTCCCGTGCCTGTGAGATGCTTGCAAATGCAGGTATTCCAGTTGGTAACCAATGTGTATTAATGAAAGGTGTAAACGATGATGCTGCGGTTATAAAAGAACTTCTTCAAAAATTATTGAAGATTAGAGTTAGACCATACTATATGTATATGGCAGACGAAACTAAAGGCGCAAATCATTTTCGCACTTCAATTGAAACCGGATTGGAAATTGTTGATAAACTGCGCGGGCATACAAGCGGATTAGCAATTCCTCACTTCGTAATTGATGCACCTGGAGGGGGCGGCAAGATTCCGCTGCTTCCCAATTATGTTCTTCATCACGATGAAGATAGAATTGTTCTTCGTAATTACAAAAATCAGGTTTATGTTTACAAGAATTACAAAGACAGAAACAATCCTGAAAAACCAAATGTGAAAAATGGAAAGAACAAAAAAACTGTTAAAACTTCAGAACCGATTGCCCGGATCAAAAAAACAAAACAGCTTGTTCTGCAGGAAGCATAA
- a CDS encoding response regulator, which produces MTGKAIPIFSISDFLYSQNIAIAAADKNLIITDYNNQFKSTLNISRIKGKSLNEIFNQFSSSKFPDTFNKKHFEFLLDKINHRLTISVINSRSTPYYILRIDPLQKSGNTDLINSDQHFQNELENILMLMVKDYDLKIISEEILVRSAVLSKSDFSFVVFIQPDGKHDYQFYNFNNIIGEQQNIINEVNGDLSFINKWLDINKRSLLISNDRTGIGYNLSKFFNASSIIITPCIFDKKLLANIINVKKTGSFSQLEINYLEQFATLLSFAISNIRMKNLNEALESRLLQAQKLETIGKLSSGMAHDFSNLLSSIFGSINLLKSRVPQDSNVLKLLDNIENCSIRARDLTKGLLSFGKPTPKRKELVRLNELFQEISKVITQTFPSRIELELNIKPELFYILGNSTEIYQILLNLCVNAKEAIPSNGKIILCAENVTVDETNIINYPLFRKGNYIKISVEDSGSGIKEADIIKIFDPYFSTKQKDSGSGLGLYVTYGIIKAHGGYVEVSSKLNFGTKFEVFLPAYEPTKIKADTAAKEKIILLADDEVMLRDLLSELLEANGYNVIKVSSGIEALSALGELKIDLAIIDFNMPGMNGLDTIAKMRELKFTFPIILSSGSLGIEIEFDLKKYKVNGQLLKPYEFETMLTTIQKLI; this is translated from the coding sequence ATGACCGGGAAAGCAATTCCGATATTTTCCATCTCGGATTTTCTGTATTCTCAAAACATAGCTATTGCAGCTGCTGATAAAAACTTAATTATTACTGATTATAACAATCAGTTTAAGTCAACTTTAAACATATCAAGAATTAAAGGAAAATCGCTTAACGAAATTTTTAATCAATTTTCATCTTCCAAATTCCCGGATACTTTTAATAAAAAACACTTCGAATTTCTGCTCGACAAGATCAATCATCGCCTAACTATTTCTGTAATAAACTCCCGTTCTACTCCTTATTATATTTTAAGGATTGATCCACTACAAAAATCAGGAAATACAGACTTAATAAATTCCGATCAGCATTTTCAAAACGAGCTTGAAAATATTTTAATGCTTATGGTTAAGGATTATGATCTTAAAATTATTTCAGAAGAGATTTTAGTTCGTTCTGCCGTATTGTCGAAAAGCGATTTCAGTTTTGTAGTCTTTATTCAACCTGATGGTAAACACGATTATCAGTTTTATAATTTTAATAATATAATTGGAGAGCAGCAGAATATAATAAATGAAGTGAACGGTGATCTTTCTTTCATTAATAAATGGTTGGATATTAACAAGAGAAGTTTGTTAATTTCAAATGATAGAACAGGAATTGGATATAACCTCTCTAAATTTTTTAATGCGAGTTCTATAATAATTACTCCTTGCATCTTTGATAAAAAATTGCTTGCGAATATTATTAATGTTAAAAAGACAGGATCGTTCTCGCAGCTTGAAATAAATTATTTGGAACAATTTGCTACTTTACTTTCGTTTGCAATAAGTAATATTAGAATGAAAAACTTAAACGAAGCGCTCGAAAGCAGGCTTCTTCAGGCTCAAAAGCTTGAAACAATAGGCAAACTTTCAAGCGGTATGGCTCACGATTTCAGTAATCTTCTTTCAAGTATTTTCGGAAGCATAAATTTACTTAAGAGCCGCGTTCCTCAAGATAGTAATGTGCTAAAACTTTTAGATAATATTGAAAACTGTTCTATCCGTGCACGTGATTTGACAAAAGGCTTGTTAAGCTTTGGGAAACCTACACCGAAGAGAAAAGAATTAGTAAGATTAAATGAACTTTTTCAAGAAATCTCAAAAGTTATAACACAAACATTTCCGAGCAGAATTGAACTTGAATTAAATATTAAGCCTGAACTTTTTTACATTTTGGGTAACTCAACTGAAATTTATCAGATATTATTAAACTTATGTGTTAATGCAAAAGAAGCCATTCCTTCCAATGGAAAAATTATTCTTTGCGCAGAAAATGTTACTGTCGATGAAACTAATATTATCAATTACCCGCTCTTCCGAAAGGGTAACTATATAAAAATATCCGTTGAAGACAGCGGAAGCGGAATTAAAGAGGCAGATATTATAAAAATTTTTGATCCATATTTTTCAACTAAGCAGAAAGATTCAGGTTCAGGATTGGGTTTATACGTTACTTACGGTATCATTAAGGCTCACGGCGGTTATGTTGAGGTATCAAGCAAATTAAATTTCGGAACAAAATTCGAAGTGTTCTTACCAGCCTACGAACCAACCAAAATAAAAGCTGATACTGCTGCAAAAGAAAAAATAATTCTTCTCGCTGATGACGAAGTAATGCTTCGTGATTTACTAAGCGAATTGCTCGAAGCAAATGGTTATAATGTAATCAAAGTTAGCTCAGGAATAGAAGCACTAAGTGCTCTGGGCGAATTGAAAATTGATTTAGCTATAATTGATTTTAATATGCCCGGTATGAATGGTCTTGATACGATAGCAAAGATGCGGGAATTGAAATTTACTTTCCCGATAATTTTGTCTTCAGGAAGTCTTGGAATTGAAATAGAATTTGATTTAAAAAAATATAAAGTGAATGGACAGTTATTAAAGCCTTACGAATTCGAGACCATGCTCACAACTATTCAAAAGTTAATCTGA
- a CDS encoding GNAT family N-acetyltransferase: MIRKIKPSDATKIENILTRTPNFTYNEVDVAMELINIAISNPAQTDYHIFVSEKDGEVLGYHCIGKRPLTDGVFDLYWIVSDQLSGVKGIGKSLLQNAEEFLIQNKGRWLLAETSSRENYSATRNFYFRNNYSIISEIKDFYSVGDHLLVFGKYFTQKQTEE, encoded by the coding sequence ATGATACGCAAAATCAAGCCGTCTGACGCGACAAAAATTGAAAATATTTTAACAAGGACACCTAACTTCACATATAACGAAGTAGACGTGGCAATGGAATTAATAAATATTGCCATTTCAAATCCGGCTCAAACTGATTATCATATTTTTGTATCTGAAAAGGATGGTGAAGTTTTAGGATATCATTGCATAGGTAAACGTCCCTTAACCGATGGTGTGTTTGATTTATACTGGATAGTATCAGACCAACTATCGGGAGTAAAAGGTATCGGAAAAAGTTTGCTGCAAAACGCAGAAGAATTTTTAATTCAAAATAAAGGAAGATGGCTGCTTGCTGAAACCTCTTCCAGAGAAAACTATAGTGCAACAAGAAATTTTTATTTCAGAAATAATTACTCGATTATTTCGGAGATAAAAGATTTTTATAGCGTTGGAGATCATCTCCTTGTTTTCGGAAAATACTTTACACAGAAACAAACTGAGGAATAA
- a CDS encoding ATP-grasp domain-containing protein — protein MKVALAFNVKPESETFSQIVPPFLNSAEAAQKKSVDTYAEWDTWETISAVKNALEEFNDIQMIEADENAFEKFRQSEVDIVFNIAEGMNGISREAQIPAMLDMLKIPYTGSDPLTLATCLDKSRTKEILSYYKIPNSPFQLIESLSQLKKNKLKFPLIVKPISEGSSKGIFSSSFVSNQKELNDEVERIMNEYNQPALVEEFLPGKEFTVAILGNGNEAMALPIVEINYSEFPEDIVPIYSYEAKWILDTKENPLNVFTCPAAVDKVTEEKIKSVALRAFKVLNCKDWSRVDIRMDNENEPNIIEINPLPGILPNPEENSCYPKAARTAGLNYNEMINKVLLAAARRYRLL, from the coding sequence TTGAAAGTTGCATTAGCCTTCAATGTAAAACCAGAAAGTGAAACTTTCTCCCAAATCGTACCCCCTTTTCTGAACTCAGCCGAAGCAGCACAAAAAAAATCTGTAGATACCTATGCCGAATGGGATACCTGGGAAACAATCTCTGCCGTTAAAAACGCACTCGAGGAGTTTAATGATATCCAAATGATCGAAGCGGACGAAAACGCATTCGAAAAGTTCCGGCAATCAGAAGTGGATATAGTATTCAACATAGCTGAGGGTATGAATGGCATAAGCCGCGAGGCTCAAATCCCGGCAATGCTTGATATGTTGAAGATTCCTTACACTGGTTCTGATCCTTTGACACTTGCAACCTGTCTTGATAAATCCCGCACTAAAGAAATTTTATCTTATTATAAAATTCCGAACTCACCTTTTCAATTGATTGAAAGTTTATCTCAACTGAAAAAAAATAAATTAAAATTTCCGCTAATTGTTAAACCAATTTCGGAAGGGTCGAGCAAAGGGATATTTTCTTCTTCTTTCGTTAGTAACCAAAAAGAATTGAACGATGAAGTGGAAAGAATAATGAATGAGTATAATCAGCCGGCGCTTGTAGAAGAATTTTTACCGGGGAAGGAATTTACAGTTGCGATTTTAGGAAACGGTAACGAAGCAATGGCACTTCCAATAGTTGAAATTAATTATTCTGAATTTCCTGAAGATATCGTTCCCATTTATTCTTATGAAGCAAAATGGATTCTTGACACAAAAGAAAATCCGTTAAATGTTTTCACATGTCCGGCTGCTGTTGATAAAGTAACTGAAGAAAAAATAAAATCAGTAGCACTGAGAGCTTTTAAAGTTCTCAACTGTAAAGATTGGAGCCGCGTTGATATAAGAATGGATAATGAAAACGAACCGAATATAATAGAAATAAATCCTTTGCCGGGAATACTTCCGAATCCTGAAGAAAATTCTTGTTATCCTAAAGCTGCACGTACTGCAGGTTTAAATTATAATGAAATGATTAACAAAGTTTTATTGGCAGCTGCAAGGAGATACAGGCTGCTTTGA